From Halomicrobium salinisoli, the proteins below share one genomic window:
- a CDS encoding MFS transporter: MTERRTRFALAGIVFAVLFAQVLLYPGIDALVAALGADAALSGSMWFLAAEFAAFVAFAGVWGAASDAVGRRAPLIAIGAIGGAAGYAILAAIPRLGGAGFLAILGLRVLQGASTIGAFSLAMTMLLDLEGGQGKNMGAAGIAIGSGTALGAPLGGQLYEIGPLVPLIAAAGLLAAVAVAALLVEDRAPGSREGVGAILSSVTDRPALVVPYAFGFIDRFTAGFFALVGTLYFRTAFGLSAGATGLMLALFFAPFALFQYPFGTLSDRIGRTVPVVLGSVCYGLVVIAVGLAPTVELAGAAMVAVGVVGALMAPATMALVGDLAPPDRRGVAMAGFNVFGSVGFLAGILGGGAVADAYGFTAAFGVAGATELLVALVTLPVFLRLRLPRPAAE, from the coding sequence GTGACCGAGCGACGGACGCGCTTCGCGCTGGCCGGGATCGTCTTCGCGGTTCTGTTCGCCCAGGTGCTGCTGTACCCGGGGATCGACGCGCTGGTGGCGGCGCTGGGCGCGGACGCGGCGCTGTCGGGGAGCATGTGGTTCCTCGCGGCCGAGTTCGCCGCCTTCGTCGCCTTCGCCGGCGTGTGGGGTGCCGCCAGCGACGCCGTCGGGCGGCGGGCCCCGCTGATCGCCATTGGGGCCATCGGCGGCGCCGCGGGGTACGCGATCCTCGCCGCGATTCCGCGACTCGGCGGCGCGGGCTTTCTCGCCATCCTCGGGCTGCGCGTCCTCCAGGGCGCCAGCACCATCGGCGCCTTCTCGCTGGCGATGACGATGCTGCTGGACCTGGAGGGCGGCCAGGGGAAGAACATGGGCGCGGCGGGCATCGCCATCGGCTCCGGGACGGCGCTGGGCGCGCCGCTGGGCGGCCAGCTGTACGAGATCGGCCCGCTGGTCCCGCTGATCGCCGCCGCCGGCCTGCTCGCCGCGGTGGCCGTCGCCGCGCTGCTCGTCGAGGACCGCGCGCCCGGCAGCCGAGAGGGCGTCGGCGCGATTCTGTCCTCCGTGACCGACCGGCCCGCGCTGGTCGTGCCCTACGCCTTCGGGTTCATCGACCGGTTCACCGCGGGCTTCTTCGCGCTGGTGGGCACGCTGTACTTCCGGACCGCCTTCGGCCTGAGCGCCGGCGCGACCGGGCTGATGCTGGCGCTGTTCTTCGCCCCCTTCGCGCTGTTCCAGTACCCCTTCGGGACCCTCTCCGACCGGATCGGCCGGACGGTCCCGGTGGTCCTCGGATCGGTCTGTTACGGGCTCGTGGTGATCGCCGTGGGCCTCGCCCCGACGGTGGAACTGGCCGGCGCGGCGATGGTGGCGGTCGGCGTCGTCGGCGCGCTGATGGCGCCCGCGACGATGGCGCTGGTCGGCGACCTGGCCCCGCCCGACCGCCGCGGCGTCGCGATGGCGGGGTTCAACGTCTTCGGCAGCGTCGGCTTCCTGGCCGGCATCCTCGGCGGCGGCGCGGTCGCCGACGCCTACGGGTTCACGGCGGCCTTCGGCGTCGCCGGCGCCACGGAGCTGCTCGTGGCGCTCGTGACCCTGCCCGTCTTCCTCCGGCTGCGACTGCCCCGACCAGCGGCCGAGTAG
- a CDS encoding amphi-Trp domain-containing protein has product MAEEVLFEAESTRSRSDVAAYLRTVADRLEDGDALSLNAGDQSVTLDPPETVEFEVKAERENGERSVEFEVEWDEDSADETSGDLTIE; this is encoded by the coding sequence ATGGCAGAGGAAGTCCTCTTCGAGGCGGAATCGACCCGGTCGCGATCGGACGTGGCCGCGTACCTGCGGACCGTGGCGGACAGGCTCGAGGACGGCGACGCGCTCTCGCTGAACGCCGGCGACCAGTCCGTAACGCTGGACCCGCCCGAGACCGTCGAGTTCGAGGTGAAGGCCGAGCGCGAGAACGGGGAGCGCAGCGTCGAGTTCGAGGTGGAGTGGGACGAGGACAGCGCCGACGAGACGAGCGGCGACCTGACCATCGAGTGA
- a CDS encoding NYN domain-containing protein — protein sequence MDLLGALREDEPRVGLFVDGPNVLRSEFDVDLDDVRAVAGDHGRVAIARLYLDEHATPSLIQAGEARGFEVVTTSGDVDVRLAVDATAAAIDDRIDVLAVASRDTDFKPALESAAERGVRTLAIAPGEHGRSDALRNAAQDAVTLEDV from the coding sequence ATGGATCTGCTGGGTGCCCTGCGCGAGGACGAGCCCCGCGTGGGGCTGTTCGTCGACGGGCCGAACGTCCTCCGGTCGGAGTTCGACGTCGACCTCGACGACGTGCGGGCCGTCGCCGGGGACCACGGCCGGGTGGCCATCGCGCGGCTGTACCTCGACGAGCACGCGACGCCGAGCCTCATCCAGGCCGGGGAGGCGCGGGGCTTCGAGGTGGTGACGACGAGCGGCGACGTGGACGTGCGACTCGCCGTCGACGCGACGGCGGCCGCCATCGACGACCGGATCGACGTGCTCGCGGTGGCCTCGCGCGACACCGACTTCAAGCCGGCCCTGGAGTCGGCCGCCGAACGCGGCGTGCGGACGCTGGCCATCGCGCCCGGGGAGCACGGCCGCTCGGACGCCCTGCGGAACGCCGCCCAGGACGCGGTGACGCTGGAGGACGTCTAG
- a CDS encoding TatD family hydrolase, which produces MDELDVPVLDNHLHLDPVNGRGVEAVEEFVDRGGTHLLVLNKPSWNLVEAATDAETFREGFDLTVEVTEAADEVLPGRAWPVLGVHPALISKLVEDGYEPGEARDVMQTGLDVAAEYVADGPALAIKSGRPHYDVDDDVWAASNEVMRHAFALGAEVGCPVQLHTEGGEDFTEVAEWAEDEGLPRDQVVKHFSNGSVRGPIKSVIANKDDLRDAVESGDPFLMETDYIDDPDRPGAVLGPKTVPRRVRWLLQEGHEEAVRRAHVETPARVYGIDTEATLSDGE; this is translated from the coding sequence ATGGACGAACTCGACGTGCCCGTGCTGGACAACCACCTCCACCTCGACCCCGTGAACGGCCGCGGAGTCGAGGCGGTCGAGGAGTTCGTCGACCGCGGCGGAACGCACCTGCTCGTGCTGAACAAGCCCTCCTGGAACCTCGTCGAGGCGGCGACCGACGCGGAGACGTTCCGAGAGGGGTTCGACCTCACCGTCGAGGTGACCGAGGCCGCCGACGAGGTGCTGCCCGGCCGGGCGTGGCCGGTGCTGGGCGTCCACCCGGCGCTGATCTCGAAGCTGGTCGAGGACGGCTACGAGCCCGGAGAGGCGAGGGACGTCATGCAGACGGGCCTGGACGTCGCCGCCGAGTACGTCGCCGACGGGCCCGCGCTCGCGATCAAGTCCGGCCGGCCCCACTACGACGTCGACGACGACGTCTGGGCGGCCTCCAACGAGGTGATGCGCCACGCCTTCGCGCTGGGCGCCGAAGTCGGCTGTCCGGTCCAGCTCCACACCGAGGGCGGCGAGGACTTCACCGAGGTCGCCGAGTGGGCCGAGGACGAGGGGCTGCCGCGGGACCAGGTGGTCAAGCACTTCTCGAACGGGTCGGTTCGCGGCCCGATCAAGAGCGTCATCGCGAACAAGGACGACCTCCGGGACGCCGTCGAGAGCGGCGACCCGTTCCTCATGGAGACCGACTACATCGACGACCCGGACCGGCCGGGCGCGGTGCTCGGCCCGAAGACCGTCCCGCGGCGCGTCCGGTGGCTCCTCCAGGAGGGCCACGAGGAGGCCGTCCGGCGGGCCCACGTGGAGACGCCGGCGCGGGTGTACGGGATCGACACGGAGGCGACGCTGTCGGACGGCGAGTGA
- the trkA gene encoding Trk system potassium transporter TrkA, which translates to MRVVVIGAGEVGRSIAANLADAHDVVVVERDGDLVEELTYSLDVLAVHGDGTNLDVLREAGIDQADMLIASTDVDEANIVACGAAKTIGDPFTVARVKRRDLLATWKNAEGAFGVDFMVCTDLLAAEAIFRITGVPGAHDVDTFAGGIVRMAEFEVTAESEIADQTVSQADRYSSLTFAAVFRDDDVLIPTGSTRLTMGDRVVVIGSSDSIREFADAVAEPGDEGAEEVVIVGGGEVGFQTARLFEEHGFRPKLIERDRERARELAEQLPQTTVLESDATDVEFLAREHIDEADVVVSALESDEKNLLVSLLADRLGVERTIAIVETAEYAGLFETVGVDIAVNPRQETAEEIVRFTREGQTEKIAMLENDRAEVVEIEIGEGSVLADRPIRDAVGDLPDGVVVGAISRGGTLVTPRGDTVIQAGDHVILFVDTSVLDEVTDRI; encoded by the coding sequence GTGCGCGTAGTGGTCATCGGCGCCGGCGAGGTCGGCCGGTCCATCGCCGCGAACCTCGCGGACGCCCACGACGTGGTCGTCGTCGAGCGCGACGGTGACCTCGTCGAGGAGCTGACCTACTCGCTGGACGTGCTGGCCGTCCACGGGGACGGCACGAACCTCGACGTACTCCGGGAGGCCGGCATCGATCAGGCCGACATGCTGATCGCCAGTACCGACGTCGACGAGGCCAACATCGTGGCCTGCGGGGCCGCCAAGACCATCGGCGATCCCTTCACCGTGGCGCGGGTCAAGCGCCGGGACCTGCTGGCCACCTGGAAGAACGCCGAGGGGGCCTTCGGCGTGGACTTCATGGTCTGTACGGACCTGCTGGCCGCGGAGGCCATCTTCCGGATCACCGGCGTCCCCGGCGCCCACGACGTGGACACCTTCGCCGGCGGCATCGTCAGGATGGCCGAGTTCGAGGTCACCGCCGAGAGCGAAATCGCCGACCAGACCGTCAGCCAGGCCGACCGGTACTCGTCGCTCACCTTCGCGGCCGTCTTCCGCGACGACGACGTCCTCATCCCGACCGGATCGACCAGGCTCACGATGGGCGACAGGGTGGTCGTCATCGGGAGTTCGGACTCGATCCGGGAGTTCGCCGACGCCGTCGCCGAGCCCGGTGACGAGGGCGCGGAGGAGGTCGTGATCGTCGGCGGCGGCGAGGTCGGCTTCCAGACGGCCCGCCTGTTCGAGGAGCACGGCTTCCGGCCGAAGCTGATCGAGCGCGACCGGGAGCGGGCCCGCGAACTCGCCGAACAGCTCCCGCAGACGACCGTCCTCGAGAGCGACGCGACGGACGTCGAGTTCCTCGCGCGAGAGCACATCGACGAGGCCGACGTCGTCGTCTCCGCGCTCGAGAGCGACGAGAAGAACCTGCTGGTTTCGCTACTCGCCGACCGCCTCGGCGTCGAGCGAACGATCGCCATCGTCGAAACGGCCGAGTACGCCGGCCTGTTCGAGACGGTCGGTGTGGACATCGCCGTCAACCCCCGCCAGGAGACCGCCGAGGAGATCGTCCGGTTCACCCGCGAGGGCCAGACGGAGAAGATCGCGATGCTGGAGAACGACCGCGCCGAGGTCGTCGAGATCGAGATCGGCGAGGGCAGCGTGCTGGCCGACCGCCCGATCCGCGACGCCGTGGGCGACCTGCCCGACGGGGTCGTCGTCGGGGCCATCTCCCGCGGCGGGACGCTCGTGACTCCGCGGGGCGACACCGTCATCCAGGCGGGCGATCACGTCATCCTGTTCGTGGACACGTCCGTCCTCGACGAGGTCACCGACCGGATCTGA
- a CDS encoding TrkH family potassium uptake protein yields the protein MRGLAARLRIDWRASVSLVGTIVKYLSLSLLVPLVVAVVYGDDVWVFVVSILAAGAIGLSLEHLDPDPDLGPREALLLVSLAWLAVAVVGTIPYLLAGNGIPFLIEPSAPQSTLAHPVNALFESMSGFTTTGATVLGAISLDRHSHAVMMWRQLTQWLGGMGIIVLMIAILPELAVNGAELMQSEAPGPELQKLTPRIVETARALWLIYVGFTLLYILILYGLHLAGMAPEMGLYNAIAHGFTTLPTGGFSPEADSVAAFSAVVQWVVIPFMFVAGVNFALFWHVIRGEIDALADDPEFRAYAGAVAVLTAITGVLLFRGAAPALELGGATEGVTENALRQAAFQITSLLNSTGYATSDFVEWGAHAKLVLLFAMFVGGSAGSTGGGVKVIRWIIVLKGVRRQLFVAANPNAVEPVRLAGRVVDEESVRGIMAFTLLYLLVFGISTVLISLDAARIGLGLTVIEAISASIATLGNIGPGFGDLGPFGSYLWFSDWSKLLMVGLMWFGRLEIVPVLALFVNGLDGR from the coding sequence ATGCGCGGACTCGCGGCGAGATTGCGGATCGACTGGCGGGCCAGCGTCAGTCTCGTCGGGACCATCGTGAAGTACCTCTCGCTGTCGCTGCTCGTCCCCCTCGTCGTGGCCGTCGTCTACGGCGACGACGTCTGGGTGTTCGTCGTCTCGATTCTGGCCGCCGGAGCCATCGGACTGTCGCTGGAGCACCTCGACCCCGATCCGGACCTCGGCCCGCGCGAGGCGCTCCTGCTGGTCTCGCTCGCGTGGCTGGCCGTCGCCGTCGTCGGGACCATCCCGTACCTGCTTGCGGGCAACGGGATCCCGTTCCTGATCGAACCGTCCGCACCGCAGTCGACGCTGGCGCACCCGGTCAACGCCCTGTTCGAGTCGATGAGCGGGTTCACCACCACCGGGGCGACGGTGCTGGGCGCGATCAGCCTCGATCGGCACTCCCACGCCGTGATGATGTGGCGCCAGCTCACCCAGTGGCTCGGCGGCATGGGGATCATCGTGCTCATGATCGCCATCCTCCCGGAGCTGGCGGTCAACGGCGCCGAGCTGATGCAGTCGGAAGCACCCGGCCCGGAACTCCAGAAGCTCACGCCCCGGATCGTCGAGACGGCGCGGGCGCTGTGGCTCATCTACGTCGGATTCACGCTGCTGTACATCCTCATCCTGTACGGTCTCCACCTGGCCGGGATGGCCCCGGAGATGGGCCTGTACAACGCGATCGCCCACGGGTTCACCACGCTGCCGACGGGCGGGTTCTCCCCCGAGGCCGACAGCGTCGCGGCCTTCTCGGCGGTCGTCCAGTGGGTCGTCATCCCCTTCATGTTCGTCGCCGGCGTCAACTTCGCGCTGTTCTGGCACGTGATCCGCGGCGAGATCGACGCGCTGGCCGACGATCCGGAGTTCCGCGCCTACGCCGGCGCCGTCGCCGTGCTGACGGCGATCACCGGCGTCCTGCTGTTCCGCGGCGCGGCGCCGGCCCTGGAACTCGGCGGGGCGACCGAGGGCGTGACCGAGAACGCCCTCCGGCAGGCCGCCTTCCAGATCACGTCGCTGCTGAATTCGACGGGATACGCCACCAGCGACTTCGTCGAGTGGGGCGCCCACGCGAAGCTCGTGCTCCTGTTCGCGATGTTCGTCGGCGGCTCCGCCGGCTCGACCGGGGGCGGGGTCAAGGTGATTCGCTGGATCATCGTCCTGAAGGGTGTGCGCCGGCAGCTGTTCGTCGCTGCCAACCCCAACGCGGTCGAACCGGTGCGCCTGGCGGGCCGAGTCGTCGACGAGGAGTCTGTCCGCGGGATCATGGCGTTCACGCTGCTGTACCTGCTCGTGTTCGGGATCTCGACGGTGCTCATCAGCCTCGACGCCGCCAGGATCGGCCTGGGGCTGACGGTCATCGAGGCGATCAGCGCCTCAATCGCGACGCTCGGGAACATCGGGCCGGGCTTCGGCGACCTCGGTCCCTTCGGGAGCTATCTGTGGTTCTCCGACTGGTCGAAGCTCCTGATGGTCGGACTGATGTGGTTCGGTCGGCTCGAAATCGTCCCGGTGCTCGCGCTGTTCGTCAACGGCCTCGACGGCCGGTGA
- a CDS encoding universal stress protein — MSDLFERVLLPIAEKTDAQATARAVQAHLDDDSRVIAVHVIEKAGGAPDKAGVEQRELEAEESFDALRDGLGDGDVDTEIRYGTDVADTIFEAAADHDVSSIVITPRGGSRLVRLLTGDVALDIVTESDRPVVVLPDPERDDGSDGSTATDGGSEA, encoded by the coding sequence ATGAGCGACCTCTTCGAGCGCGTGTTGCTCCCGATCGCGGAGAAGACGGACGCCCAGGCGACCGCACGGGCGGTCCAGGCTCACCTCGACGACGACAGCCGGGTGATCGCCGTCCACGTCATCGAGAAGGCCGGCGGCGCCCCGGACAAGGCCGGCGTCGAGCAGCGCGAACTGGAGGCCGAGGAGTCCTTCGACGCGCTCCGCGACGGACTGGGCGACGGCGACGTCGACACCGAGATCCGGTACGGGACCGACGTCGCCGACACGATCTTCGAGGCGGCCGCCGACCACGACGTCAGCAGCATCGTCATCACGCCCCGGGGCGGCAGCCGGCTCGTCCGCCTGCTGACCGGCGACGTCGCGCTCGACATCGTCACCGAATCCGACCGGCCGGTGGTCGTCCTGCCGGACCCGGAGCGCGACGACGGGTCGGACGGCAGCACGGCGACAGACGGAGGGAGCGAAGCGTGA
- a CDS encoding amino acid permease: MSGEQDLAKDLGPLAALTIGVGTMIGAGIFVLPGDAISQSGSFAVISFVLGGGIALLTALSASELGTAMPRSGGAYFYVNHALGPLFGSIAGWANWLGLAFASAFYMVGFGQYIQNIFGLDSGVDLVVVTVDPTLLMALAGALLFITVNYVGAKETGRLQNIIVVLLVAILAVFTVAGALRADAANLPAGKGWGPMMTTTGIIFVSYLGFVQITSVAEEIKDPGRNLPRAVIGSVLLVTTIYVLVLVAMAAAVEQGFIESIPDDGIAVVEVARILLGPIGASAMLVGGLLATASSANASILASSRINFAMGRDRIVTPSLNEIHPRFATPYRSIAVTGGLILVFIAFGTVTTLATMGSVLHLIIYGLLNVALIVMREADPEDYDPDFTVPLYPATPILGALTAFALIAFIEPAIILLSAALVVGAVVWYFGYARTRTTKQGILSEWVLNRAERMPDSAVSAAAGVKPDGGQYRVMVPLANPEHETDLIELASAIAKQRDGVVVATHVVKVPDQTALQRAADNPDQFDGSGDILERARADAQTHDVPIETHTIYSHRSFEEIFDAAVDHDADMVVMGWGEDAHGSPGRAESAFDEVTRDVPCDFLLLRDRGFDPSRILVPTAGGPDSDLSATVARLLADEYGAEVTLLNVADDREEGASFLAEWAEEHGFADAEQRIETGDVETAIERAADDSTLVVIGATEEGLLRRLVSGSLVLDVVEDVDCSVLMAEKHRDRGVFERLFGNQ; encoded by the coding sequence ATGAGCGGCGAACAGGACCTCGCCAAGGACCTCGGCCCCCTCGCCGCGCTGACCATCGGCGTCGGGACGATGATCGGGGCGGGCATCTTCGTGCTGCCGGGCGACGCGATCAGCCAGTCGGGCTCGTTCGCCGTCATCTCGTTCGTGCTCGGCGGCGGCATCGCGCTGCTGACGGCGCTGTCGGCCAGCGAACTCGGGACGGCGATGCCGCGCTCGGGCGGGGCCTACTTCTACGTCAACCACGCGCTGGGGCCGCTGTTCGGCTCCATCGCCGGCTGGGCCAACTGGCTGGGACTGGCCTTCGCGTCCGCGTTCTACATGGTCGGGTTCGGCCAGTACATCCAGAACATCTTCGGGCTGGACAGCGGCGTCGACCTCGTCGTGGTGACGGTCGACCCGACGCTGCTGATGGCGCTGGCCGGCGCGCTCCTGTTCATCACGGTCAACTACGTCGGCGCGAAGGAGACCGGCCGGCTGCAGAACATCATCGTCGTCCTGCTCGTGGCCATCCTGGCGGTGTTCACGGTCGCCGGGGCGCTCCGGGCCGACGCGGCTAACCTGCCCGCGGGCAAGGGCTGGGGGCCGATGATGACCACCACGGGGATCATCTTCGTCTCCTACCTCGGGTTCGTCCAGATCACGAGCGTCGCCGAGGAGATCAAGGATCCCGGCAGGAACCTCCCGCGGGCGGTCATCGGGAGCGTGCTGCTCGTGACGACCATCTACGTGCTCGTGCTGGTGGCGATGGCCGCCGCGGTCGAACAGGGCTTCATCGAGAGCATCCCCGACGACGGCATCGCCGTCGTCGAGGTCGCTCGCATCCTGCTGGGACCGATCGGCGCGAGCGCGATGCTCGTCGGCGGACTGCTGGCGACGGCCTCCTCGGCCAACGCCTCCATCCTGGCGTCCTCGCGGATCAACTTCGCGATGGGCCGGGACCGGATCGTCACGCCGAGCCTCAACGAGATCCACCCGCGGTTCGCGACGCCGTACCGATCCATCGCCGTCACCGGCGGGCTCATCCTCGTGTTCATCGCCTTCGGGACGGTGACGACGCTGGCGACGATGGGCAGCGTCCTCCACCTGATCATCTACGGCCTGCTGAACGTGGCCCTGATCGTCATGCGCGAGGCCGACCCCGAGGACTACGATCCGGACTTCACGGTCCCGCTGTACCCCGCGACGCCGATCCTCGGCGCGCTGACGGCGTTCGCGCTCATCGCCTTCATCGAACCCGCGATCATCCTGCTCAGCGCGGCCCTGGTCGTTGGTGCCGTGGTCTGGTACTTCGGCTACGCGCGCACCCGGACGACCAAGCAGGGGATCCTCTCGGAGTGGGTCCTCAACCGGGCCGAACGGATGCCTGACTCGGCCGTCTCCGCCGCCGCCGGCGTCAAGCCCGACGGCGGGCAGTACCGGGTGATGGTGCCCCTGGCCAACCCGGAGCACGAGACCGACCTGATCGAACTGGCAAGCGCCATCGCCAAGCAGCGCGACGGCGTCGTCGTCGCGACCCACGTCGTCAAGGTGCCGGACCAGACCGCCCTGCAGCGGGCCGCGGACAATCCCGACCAGTTCGACGGCTCCGGGGACATCCTGGAGCGGGCCCGCGCGGACGCACAGACCCACGACGTCCCCATCGAGACGCACACGATCTACTCGCACCGCTCGTTCGAGGAGATCTTCGACGCCGCCGTCGACCACGACGCGGACATGGTCGTGATGGGCTGGGGCGAGGACGCCCACGGCTCGCCCGGCCGCGCCGAGTCCGCGTTCGACGAGGTCACGCGGGACGTCCCCTGCGACTTCCTGCTGCTGCGCGACCGCGGGTTCGACCCCTCGCGGATCCTCGTGCCGACCGCCGGCGGCCCCGACTCGGACCTGTCGGCGACCGTGGCCCGGCTGCTCGCGGACGAGTACGGGGCCGAGGTCACGCTGTTGAACGTCGCCGACGACCGCGAGGAGGGGGCGTCGTTCCTCGCGGAGTGGGCCGAGGAACACGGCTTCGCCGACGCCGAGCAGCGGATCGAGACCGGCGACGTCGAGACCGCCATCGAGCGGGCGGCCGACGACTCGACGCTCGTCGTCATCGGCGCCACGGAGGAGGGGCTGCTCCGCCGGCTCGTCTCCGGATCGCTCGTGCTCGACGTCGTCGAGGACGTCGACTGCTCGGTCCTGATGGCCGAGAAGCACCGGGACCGCGGCGTCTTCGAGCGGCTGTTCGGCAACCAGTGA
- a CDS encoding GntP family permease, which yields MAIEFAHSPLLTFLLGLAAVVLLLVVMDLPAFVGLIMAAFFVGVINAAFVQDFALPEAATATADAFGSGMAGIGIPILMAAVIGKSMLESGAAQRIVRGFQNLLGEENSDIALWGSSSVLAIPVFFDSVFYLMAPLARSMRARVGRDYTLFIVVVGAGAATAHVFVPPTPGPLAVAAELGVDLGITMLLGVAMAIPAALVAGIGYGRWLNARMDIPLRDAMASSTEELEDIANRDTSSLPGVLESSLPILLAVVLVGAATAVDAFQEVWPALAEVQPVVAFLGDKNVALTVAALVAAWTFYRYSGMDRDEWTEELTEALKSGGNIAAITAAGGAFGALLAASGLGDYITAALSGVGIPMIVTAWLIAAVVRIAQGSATAAMLTTAGIMAPQISALSVHPAYLVMAIGAGGNICSWYNDSGFWLVKEIGGLTQGETLRTWTVLTTLIAVTGLITTLFLSSIFPLA from the coding sequence ATGGCAATCGAATTCGCACACAGTCCGCTGCTGACGTTCCTTCTCGGACTCGCAGCGGTCGTGTTACTGTTGGTCGTGATGGATCTACCAGCGTTCGTCGGGCTGATCATGGCGGCTTTCTTCGTCGGCGTGATCAACGCCGCCTTCGTGCAGGACTTCGCTCTGCCGGAGGCGGCGACGGCGACGGCGGACGCGTTCGGCAGCGGAATGGCCGGAATCGGGATACCGATACTGATGGCCGCGGTCATCGGTAAGTCGATGCTGGAGAGCGGCGCGGCTCAGCGCATCGTCCGCGGGTTCCAGAACCTGCTCGGCGAGGAGAACTCCGACATCGCGCTGTGGGGAAGCAGTAGCGTCCTCGCGATTCCGGTGTTCTTCGACAGCGTGTTCTACCTGATGGCGCCGCTGGCCCGCTCGATGCGGGCCCGCGTCGGCCGTGACTACACGCTGTTCATCGTGGTCGTCGGCGCCGGCGCCGCGACGGCGCACGTGTTCGTCCCGCCGACGCCCGGCCCGCTCGCGGTCGCCGCCGAGCTCGGCGTCGACCTCGGCATCACGATGCTGCTCGGCGTCGCGATGGCGATTCCCGCGGCCCTCGTCGCCGGCATCGGTTACGGGCGCTGGCTCAACGCGCGCATGGACATCCCGCTGCGGGACGCCATGGCGAGCTCGACCGAGGAACTGGAGGACATCGCGAACCGGGACACCAGCAGTCTCCCCGGCGTCCTCGAGTCCTCGCTGCCGATCCTCCTCGCAGTGGTGCTGGTCGGCGCGGCGACCGCCGTGGACGCCTTCCAGGAGGTCTGGCCGGCGCTGGCGGAGGTTCAGCCCGTCGTGGCGTTCCTCGGGGACAAGAACGTCGCGCTGACCGTCGCCGCCCTGGTCGCGGCGTGGACGTTCTACCGGTACAGCGGCATGGACCGCGACGAGTGGACCGAGGAACTCACCGAGGCGCTCAAGAGCGGTGGCAACATCGCCGCGATCACCGCGGCCGGCGGGGCGTTCGGCGCGCTGCTGGCGGCCTCCGGCCTCGGCGATTACATCACCGCCGCGCTGAGCGGTGTCGGTATCCCGATGATCGTCACCGCCTGGCTCATCGCCGCGGTCGTCCGGATCGCACAGGGTTCGGCCACCGCCGCAATGCTCACCACCGCGGGCATCATGGCGCCCCAGATCTCGGCGCTGTCCGTCCACCCCGCCTACCTCGTGATGGCGATCGGCGCCGGCGGCAACATCTGCTCGTGGTACAACGACTCCGGGTTCTGGCTGGTCAAGGAGATCGGTGGGCTCACCCAGGGCGAGACGCTGCGCACCTGGACCGTCCTGACGACGCTCATTGCGGTCACCGGCCTGATCACGACGCTGTTCCTCTCGTCGATCTTCCCGCTGGCGTAA